One segment of Agromyces albus DNA contains the following:
- a CDS encoding glucose-6-phosphate isomerase gives MSFRISVSGAAADAVRATVPGLVADYFASGITGLDAALWGPEAEEEASKRLGWTEAVAISRPLVPEILALRDSLRADGVDHIVLAGMGGSSLAPEVITRTSGVPLTVLDSTEPGQVRAALADRLASSALVVSSKSGSTVETDSQRRVYEQAFRDAGIDPVSRIIVVTDPGSPLDESARAAGYRVFNADPNVGGRYSALTAFGLVPSGLAGVDISELLDEAETIELSLAVDTEDNPGLVLGAAMAATAPLRDKLGIISDGTHIVGFADWAEQLIAESTGKNGTGILPVVLDVDAPELGADLPDLQVVRLVRDAGDQVFGHDDSGEIRVSGTLGAQLLVWEYATVVAGRILGINPFDQPDVESAKIAARGLLDSRPEPAPAAFVADGIEVRGTPEVIGAASDLVSAIDVLLEELPANGYISVQAYVDRVAHPELARLRDALAARSGRPVTFGWGPRFLHSTGQFHKGGPAVGVFLQITQAADDDLEIPERPFTFGQLIAAQASGDASVLAEHGRPVLTLTLTEPRANIATLFDAVG, from the coding sequence ATGAGCTTCCGCATCTCCGTGAGCGGGGCCGCGGCCGACGCCGTGCGCGCCACCGTCCCCGGGCTCGTGGCCGACTACTTCGCGAGCGGCATCACCGGACTCGACGCCGCACTCTGGGGGCCCGAGGCCGAAGAGGAGGCTTCGAAGCGGCTCGGCTGGACCGAGGCCGTCGCGATCTCGCGGCCGCTCGTTCCCGAGATCCTCGCGCTTCGCGACAGCCTCCGCGCCGACGGCGTCGACCACATCGTCCTCGCCGGCATGGGCGGTTCGTCGCTCGCCCCAGAGGTCATCACCCGCACGAGCGGGGTGCCCCTCACGGTGCTCGACTCGACCGAACCCGGGCAGGTGCGCGCTGCGCTCGCCGACCGGCTCGCGTCATCCGCCCTCGTCGTCTCGTCGAAGTCGGGTTCGACCGTCGAGACCGACAGCCAGCGCCGGGTCTACGAGCAGGCGTTCCGCGATGCCGGCATCGACCCCGTCTCGCGCATCATCGTGGTCACCGACCCCGGCTCGCCGCTCGACGAATCGGCCCGCGCTGCGGGATACCGCGTGTTCAACGCCGACCCCAACGTCGGCGGGCGCTACTCGGCGCTCACAGCGTTCGGCCTCGTGCCGTCAGGGCTCGCCGGCGTCGACATCTCCGAGCTCCTCGACGAGGCCGAGACGATCGAGCTCTCGCTCGCCGTCGACACCGAGGACAATCCGGGCCTCGTGCTCGGAGCCGCGATGGCCGCAACGGCACCGCTCCGCGACAAGCTCGGTATCATCTCCGACGGCACCCACATCGTCGGATTCGCCGATTGGGCCGAGCAGCTCATCGCCGAGTCGACGGGAAAGAACGGCACCGGCATCCTGCCCGTCGTGCTCGACGTCGACGCGCCCGAACTCGGCGCCGACCTCCCCGACCTCCAGGTCGTGCGGCTCGTCCGCGATGCGGGCGACCAGGTCTTCGGCCACGACGACTCCGGAGAGATCCGCGTCTCGGGCACGCTCGGCGCGCAGTTGCTCGTCTGGGAGTACGCGACCGTCGTCGCGGGCCGCATCCTCGGCATCAACCCCTTCGACCAGCCCGACGTCGAGTCGGCGAAGATCGCCGCTCGCGGACTTCTCGACTCGCGGCCCGAGCCTGCCCCGGCGGCGTTCGTCGCCGACGGCATCGAGGTGCGCGGCACTCCCGAAGTCATCGGCGCGGCGAGCGATCTCGTCTCGGCGATCGACGTGCTGCTCGAAGAGCTGCCGGCGAACGGCTACATCTCGGTGCAGGCCTACGTCGACCGCGTCGCACATCCCGAGCTCGCGCGCCTCCGCGACGCGCTCGCCGCGCGGTCCGGCCGCCCGGTGACGTTCGGCTGGGGCCCGAGGTTCCTGCACTCGACCGGGCAGTTCCACAAGGGCGGCCCCGCCGTCGGCGTGTTCCTGCAGATCACGCAGGCCGCCGACGACGACCTCGAGATTCCCGAGCGCCCGTTCACCTTCGGTCAGCTGATCGCCGCACAGGCGTCGGGCGACGCGAGCGTGCTCGCCGAGCACGGCCGGCCCGTGCTCACGCTCACGCTCACCGAGCCCCGGGCGAACATCGCCACGCTCTTCGACGCCGTCGGCTGA
- the zwf gene encoding glucose-6-phosphate dehydrogenase, translated as MQPAPITAQHNPLRSPKDYRLNRIAGPSSLIIFGVTGDLSRKKLMPAVYDLANRGLLPPGFALVGFARREWADEDFERVVHDSVKQYARTEFREDVWKQLARGIRFVQGDFDDDAAFDRLREVVGELDEKRGTMGNHAFYLSIPPKSFPLVTEQLKRSGLTEQNGDQWRRVVIEKPFGSDLQTARELNDVVASVFPPDSVFRIDHYLGKETVQNILALRFANQLYEPIWNANYVDHVQITMAEDIGVGGRAGYYDGIGAARDVIQNHLLQLLALTAMEEPISFEASDLRAEKEKILAAVRLPEDLATGTARGQYAGGWQGGEEVIGFLDEDGMDPESTTETYAAMKLTIGTRRWAGVPFYLRAGKRLGRRVTEIAVVFKRAPQQVFAASQTSQLGQNALVIRVQPDEGVTIRFGSKVPGAGMQVRDVTMDFGYGHAFTEASPEAYERLILDVLLGDPPLFPRQEEVELSWKILDPIEEFWETQGQPEQYRPGTWGPASADELLERDGRSWRRP; from the coding sequence ATGCAACCGGCCCCGATCACCGCGCAGCACAATCCGCTGCGTTCCCCGAAGGACTACCGGCTGAATCGCATCGCCGGCCCCTCGAGCCTCATCATCTTCGGCGTGACGGGCGACCTGTCGCGCAAGAAGCTCATGCCCGCGGTCTACGACCTCGCGAACCGGGGCCTGTTGCCGCCCGGCTTCGCGCTCGTCGGCTTCGCACGCCGCGAATGGGCCGACGAGGACTTCGAACGGGTCGTGCACGATTCGGTGAAGCAGTATGCCCGCACCGAATTTCGTGAGGACGTCTGGAAGCAGCTCGCTCGCGGCATCCGCTTCGTGCAGGGCGACTTCGACGACGACGCCGCATTCGACCGCCTGCGTGAGGTCGTCGGCGAACTCGACGAGAAGCGGGGCACGATGGGCAACCACGCGTTCTACCTGTCGATCCCGCCGAAGTCCTTCCCGCTCGTCACCGAGCAGCTCAAGCGATCCGGGCTCACCGAGCAGAACGGCGACCAGTGGCGCCGCGTCGTGATCGAGAAGCCGTTCGGGTCCGACCTCCAGACGGCGCGCGAGCTCAATGACGTCGTCGCCTCGGTGTTCCCGCCCGACTCCGTGTTCCGCATCGACCACTATCTCGGCAAGGAGACGGTGCAGAACATCCTGGCCCTCCGGTTCGCGAACCAGCTCTACGAGCCGATCTGGAACGCGAACTACGTCGACCACGTGCAGATCACGATGGCCGAGGACATCGGCGTGGGCGGCCGTGCCGGCTACTACGACGGCATCGGCGCGGCCCGCGACGTCATCCAGAACCACTTGCTGCAATTGCTCGCGCTCACCGCCATGGAGGAGCCCATCTCCTTCGAGGCGAGCGACCTCCGCGCCGAGAAGGAGAAGATCCTCGCCGCGGTGCGACTGCCCGAAGACCTCGCGACGGGCACCGCACGTGGGCAGTACGCGGGCGGCTGGCAGGGAGGCGAAGAGGTCATCGGCTTCCTCGACGAAGACGGCATGGACCCCGAGTCCACCACCGAGACCTACGCGGCCATGAAGCTGACCATCGGCACCCGCCGATGGGCCGGCGTGCCGTTCTACCTTCGTGCGGGCAAGCGACTCGGCCGCAGGGTCACCGAGATCGCCGTCGTCTTCAAGCGGGCACCCCAGCAGGTCTTCGCCGCCAGCCAGACGTCGCAACTCGGGCAGAACGCCCTCGTCATCCGGGTACAGCCCGACGAAGGGGTCACCATCCGCTTCGGCTCGAAAGTCCCCGGCGCCGGCATGCAGGTGCGCGACGTGACGATGGACTTCGGCTACGGGCACGCGTTCACCGAGGCGAGCCCCGAGGCGTACGAACGCCTCATCCTCGACGTGCTGCTCGGCGACCCGCCGCTCTTCCCCCGTCAGGAGGAGGTCGAGCTCTCGTGGAAGATCCTCGACCCGATCGAGGAGTTCTGGGAGACCCAGGGCCAGCCCGAGCAATACCGCCCCGGCACCTGGGGGCCCGCCTCGGCCGATGAGCTGCTGGAACGCGACGGACGAAGCTGGAGACGCCCATGA
- a CDS encoding glucose-6-phosphate dehydrogenase assembly protein OpcA, with amino-acid sequence MIVDLPDTTTSQVSKTLVKIREEGGVVALGRVLTLVIATSPGAEEEAIEAANDASREHPMRVIVVSREPGTETSAVEPRLDAEIRVGGDAGASEVIVLRACGDAASDEESLVMGLLLPDAPVVTWWPAAAPEVPGKSPLGRIAHRRITDASTQPDPQAALHNLASSYTPGDADFAWTRLTLWRAQLAAVLDQPPYEPVTDVHVTGAIDSPSTTLLAAWLKLQLSAPTTYELTSVEAGSHGIHGVRLGRDGGAIELVRDVPGIATLRQPSQPLHDLALPRRNLRDCLADELRRLDPDELYGEVITSGLALLEDADDGGGRAA; translated from the coding sequence ATGATCGTCGATCTGCCCGACACCACCACGAGCCAGGTCTCGAAGACCCTCGTGAAGATCCGCGAAGAGGGCGGCGTCGTTGCGCTCGGTCGGGTGCTCACGCTCGTCATCGCCACCTCCCCCGGCGCCGAAGAGGAGGCCATCGAGGCCGCCAACGACGCGTCGCGCGAGCATCCGATGCGCGTGATCGTGGTCTCACGGGAGCCGGGCACCGAGACCTCGGCGGTCGAGCCGCGGCTCGATGCCGAGATCCGTGTGGGCGGCGACGCCGGCGCGAGCGAGGTCATCGTGCTTCGAGCGTGCGGCGATGCGGCCAGCGACGAGGAGAGCCTCGTGATGGGCCTGCTGCTGCCCGATGCCCCCGTGGTGACCTGGTGGCCCGCTGCCGCACCCGAGGTTCCCGGCAAGTCGCCGCTTGGCCGCATCGCACACCGCAGGATCACGGATGCCTCGACGCAGCCCGATCCCCAGGCCGCGCTTCACAATCTCGCCTCGAGCTACACCCCAGGCGACGCTGACTTCGCGTGGACTCGCCTGACACTGTGGCGCGCGCAACTCGCCGCCGTGCTCGACCAGCCGCCATACGAACCCGTCACCGACGTCCACGTGACGGGGGCGATCGACTCCCCCTCGACGACACTGCTCGCGGCGTGGCTGAAGCTGCAGCTGTCGGCTCCGACCACCTACGAGTTGACGAGTGTGGAAGCCGGTTCGCACGGCATCCACGGGGTGCGACTCGGGCGGGATGGCGGCGCCATCGAACTCGTGCGCGACGTGCCCGGCATCGCGACGCTTCGTCAGCCGAGCCAGCCGCTGCACGATCTCGCCCTGCCGCGGCGGAATCTCCGTGACTGCCTCGCCGACGAGCTCCGACGCCTCGACCCCGATGAGCTGTACGGTGAAGTGATCACGAGCGGGCTCGCCCTGCTCGAGGACGCCGACGATGGAGGAGGCCGCGCCGCATGA
- the pgl gene encoding 6-phosphogluconolactonase, giving the protein MTNERRVLVHPDKASLAGAVAARFITKTLDILDAQPLAHIVLTGGTMGASVLEAVASSPAHTSVDWSRVHFWWGDERWVPAGDAERNDGQSRAALLDRLELPAENVHPFPASDAGISLDEAADVYAAELAAHGVDGLPHPVFDITFLGAGPDGHIASLFPHRSGIQVTDRTVIPVRNSPKPPPERLSLTRPVLNASQRIWIVLAGADKASALGLALAGASRDEVPVAGIKGRRRTVFFVDREAAAEVPEELITPDY; this is encoded by the coding sequence ATGACGAATGAGCGCCGCGTGCTCGTACACCCCGACAAGGCCTCGCTCGCAGGAGCGGTGGCGGCGCGCTTCATCACGAAGACGCTCGACATCCTCGACGCGCAACCGCTCGCGCACATCGTGCTCACCGGCGGCACGATGGGCGCCTCTGTGCTCGAGGCGGTCGCGTCGTCGCCGGCCCACACCTCGGTCGACTGGTCGCGCGTGCACTTCTGGTGGGGCGACGAGCGGTGGGTGCCCGCCGGAGATGCCGAGCGCAACGACGGACAGTCGCGAGCCGCCCTCCTCGACCGGCTCGAGCTTCCGGCCGAGAACGTCCACCCGTTCCCGGCATCGGATGCCGGCATCTCGCTCGACGAGGCCGCCGACGTCTACGCAGCCGAACTCGCGGCGCACGGCGTCGACGGATTGCCGCACCCCGTCTTCGACATCACGTTCCTCGGCGCCGGCCCCGACGGGCACATCGCCTCGCTGTTCCCGCATCGATCGGGAATCCAGGTCACCGACCGCACGGTCATCCCGGTGCGGAACTCGCCGAAGCCGCCGCCCGAGCGATTGAGCCTCACACGACCCGTGCTGAACGCGTCGCAGCGCATCTGGATCGTGCTCGCAGGAGCCGACAAGGCCTCAGCGCTCGGACTCGCCCTCGCCGGTGCGAGCCGCGACGAAGTGCCCGTCGCCGGCATCAAGGGACGCCGACGCACGGTGTTCTTCGTGGACCGTGAAGCGGCTGCCGAAGTTCCCGAAGAGCTCATCACGCCCGACTACTGA
- a CDS encoding RNA polymerase-binding protein RbpA: MASGNSAIRGSRVGAGPMGEQDRGFHADRVAVSYWDAQGNETVRYFAANLPEEEIPDTIDSPSTGLPAGRDRENPPSVSKLEPYKTHLAYVKERRTDEEAAALLDDALTQLRIRRGQA, from the coding sequence ATGGCTTCAGGAAACAGCGCCATTCGTGGCTCGCGCGTGGGCGCCGGGCCGATGGGCGAACAGGATCGTGGCTTCCACGCCGATCGCGTCGCGGTGAGCTACTGGGACGCCCAGGGCAATGAGACGGTGCGGTACTTCGCAGCGAACCTGCCCGAAGAGGAGATCCCCGACACCATCGACAGCCCCTCCACGGGGCTGCCCGCCGGGCGCGATCGCGAGAACCCGCCTTCGGTCTCGAAGCTCGAGCCGTACAAGACGCACCTCGCCTACGTCAAGGAACGTCGCACCGACGAAGAGGCCGCTGCCCTGCTCGACGACGCACTCACGCAGTTGCGCATCCGGCGCGGACAGGCCTGA
- the secG gene encoding preprotein translocase subunit SecG, translating to MEILQVVLQVLLGLTSLLLTLLILLHKGRGGGLSDMFGGGVTSSLGASGVAERNLNRITVILGLIWVTCIVVLGLITKFDAGI from the coding sequence GTGGAGATTCTCCAGGTCGTCCTGCAGGTGCTGCTCGGTCTCACGAGCCTCCTGCTGACACTGCTCATCCTGTTGCACAAGGGCCGCGGTGGCGGTCTCTCCGACATGTTCGGAGGAGGCGTCACCTCGAGCCTCGGCGCATCGGGTGTCGCCGAGCGAAACCTCAACCGGATCACGGTCATCCTCGGACTCATCTGGGTGACCTGCATCGTCGTGCTCGGTCTCATCACCAAGTTCGACGCCGGAATCTGA
- the tpiA gene encoding triose-phosphate isomerase: MAVKRTPFIAGNWKMNLDHLQSIAFVQKLAWSLADAKHDFADAEVAVFPPFTDLRSVQTLVSADSLPIAYGAQDVSAHDSGAYTGEISGAFLAALDCRYVIIGHSERRTLHGERDADINAKVLAAHRHGLIPVLCVGETAEDLEAHGPSAVPVAQLRAALEGVDGSKGLVVAYEPVWAIGSGQAATPDQAEQVAAALRGVLTEVFGDETAQATRVLYGGSVKAANIASFLREPNVDGALVGGASLDIAEFSSIARFKKHVGA, translated from the coding sequence ATGGCAGTGAAGCGCACTCCGTTCATCGCAGGGAACTGGAAGATGAACCTCGATCACCTGCAGTCGATCGCGTTCGTGCAGAAGCTCGCGTGGAGCCTCGCCGACGCGAAGCACGACTTCGCCGACGCCGAGGTGGCGGTGTTCCCGCCGTTCACCGACCTGCGATCGGTGCAGACGCTCGTCTCGGCTGACTCGCTCCCGATCGCGTACGGCGCACAGGATGTCTCGGCGCACGACTCCGGGGCATACACGGGTGAGATCTCGGGGGCGTTCCTCGCGGCACTCGACTGCCGGTACGTGATCATCGGCCACTCCGAGCGACGCACCCTGCATGGCGAGCGCGATGCCGACATCAACGCGAAGGTGCTCGCTGCGCACCGCCACGGCCTCATCCCCGTGCTGTGCGTCGGCGAGACCGCCGAAGACCTCGAGGCGCATGGCCCGAGTGCCGTGCCGGTCGCGCAGCTGCGCGCCGCGCTGGAAGGCGTCGACGGGTCGAAGGGACTCGTCGTCGCCTACGAGCCGGTCTGGGCCATCGGCTCGGGTCAGGCCGCGACGCCCGATCAGGCCGAGCAGGTCGCCGCAGCTCTTCGTGGCGTGCTCACCGAGGTGTTCGGTGACGAGACCGCCCAGGCGACGCGCGTGCTCTACGGCGGCTCGGTGAAGGCGGCGAACATCGCCTCGTTCCTTCGCGAACCGAACGTCGATGGGGCACTCGTCGGCGGAGCGAGCCTCGACATCGCCGAGTTCTCGAGCATCGCGCGGTTCAAGAAGCACGTCGGAGCCTAG
- a CDS encoding phosphoglycerate kinase, producing MTLRTIDTLGPLAGKRVVVRCDLNVPLQNAVITDDGRVRASVPTLEALIGQGARVIVVSHLGRPDGAPDPKYSLAPVAARLGELLDAPVGFAADTVGTDAAAKVAALGDGEVLVLENLRFNPGETSKNEAERTAFAGELAAFADAVVSDGFGVVHRKQASVFELEELRPSAAGLLIAAELEVLDRLTESPERPYTVVLGGSKVSDKLGVIAHLLPRVDTLLIGGGMLFTFLAAQGHKVGSSLLEEDQIETVRGYLAEATERGVSIVLPTDVVVASAFSAEAEHVVTPSDAIEETPFGASGLGLDIGPDTAAVFAEHIRGSKTVFWNGPMGVFELAPFAAGTLTVAEALTAVNGLSVVGGGDSAAAVRQLGFSDDQFGHISTGGGASLEFLEGKKLPGLEVLGWQ from the coding sequence GTGACCCTGCGAACGATCGATACTCTCGGTCCGCTCGCCGGCAAGCGCGTCGTCGTCCGTTGTGACCTGAACGTTCCTCTGCAGAACGCGGTCATCACGGACGACGGCCGCGTGCGGGCATCGGTCCCCACGCTCGAGGCCCTCATCGGCCAGGGCGCCCGCGTCATCGTGGTCTCCCACCTCGGGCGGCCCGACGGAGCGCCCGACCCGAAGTACAGCCTCGCTCCCGTCGCGGCGCGCCTCGGCGAGCTGCTCGACGCTCCGGTCGGCTTCGCCGCCGACACCGTCGGAACGGATGCCGCGGCCAAGGTCGCGGCGCTCGGCGACGGCGAGGTGCTCGTGCTCGAGAACCTCCGGTTCAACCCGGGCGAGACCAGTAAGAACGAGGCGGAGCGCACCGCGTTCGCGGGCGAGCTCGCCGCGTTCGCCGACGCCGTGGTTTCCGACGGGTTCGGCGTCGTGCATCGCAAGCAGGCGAGCGTCTTCGAACTCGAGGAGCTCCGGCCGAGCGCGGCAGGACTGCTGATCGCCGCCGAGCTCGAAGTGCTCGACCGGCTCACCGAATCGCCTGAGCGCCCCTACACGGTCGTGCTCGGCGGATCGAAGGTCTCCGACAAGCTCGGCGTCATCGCACACCTGCTGCCCCGAGTCGACACCCTGCTCATCGGGGGCGGCATGCTCTTCACCTTCCTCGCTGCACAGGGCCACAAGGTCGGCTCGAGCCTGCTCGAGGAAGACCAGATCGAGACGGTGCGCGGCTATCTCGCCGAGGCGACGGAGCGTGGCGTGTCGATCGTGCTGCCGACTGACGTCGTCGTTGCGTCAGCCTTCTCGGCCGAGGCAGAGCACGTCGTGACGCCCTCGGATGCGATCGAGGAGACGCCGTTCGGGGCATCCGGACTCGGACTCGACATCGGGCCCGACACCGCAGCGGTCTTCGCCGAGCACATCCGCGGTTCGAAGACGGTGTTCTGGAACGGGCCCATGGGCGTGTTCGAGCTCGCGCCGTTCGCTGCAGGCACCCTCACGGTCGCCGAGGCCCTCACGGCCGTCAATGGGCTCAGTGTCGTCGGCGGCGGCGACTCCGCCGCCGCGGTGCGGCAGCTCGGGTTCTCCGACGACCAGTTCGGTCATATCTCAACGGGCGGAGGCGCAAGCCTCGAGTTCCTCGAAGGCAAGAAGCTTCCCGGACTGGAGGTCCTCGGATGGCAGTGA
- the gap gene encoding type I glyceraldehyde-3-phosphate dehydrogenase produces the protein MSVKIGINGFGRIGRNYFRAALAQGADLDIVAVNDLTDNKTLAHLLKYDSITGRLDATVEFDEGQIIVNGKAIKVFAERDPANLPWGELGVDIVIESTGFFTKATDARKHINAGAKKVLISAPATDEDATFVMGVNEHEYDAEKHHIISNASCTTNCLAPLAKVFNDEFGIERGLMTTVHAYTADQNLQDGPHKDLRRARAAAVNIVPTSTGAAKAIGLVLPELVGKLDGFALRVPVPTGSITDLTVTSSRPVTVDEVKAAYKAAAEGPMKGILKYTEDEIVSSDIVSDPHSSIFDAGLLRVLGDQVKLSSWYDNEWGYSNRLVDLTEYVAERL, from the coding sequence GTGTCTGTAAAGATCGGCATCAACGGCTTCGGCCGCATCGGCCGCAACTACTTCCGCGCCGCCCTCGCGCAGGGCGCAGACCTCGACATCGTCGCGGTGAACGACCTCACCGACAACAAGACGCTCGCACACCTGCTGAAGTACGACTCGATCACCGGGCGACTCGACGCGACCGTCGAGTTCGACGAAGGACAGATCATCGTCAACGGCAAGGCGATCAAGGTCTTCGCAGAGCGCGACCCCGCCAACCTGCCGTGGGGCGAGCTCGGCGTCGACATCGTCATCGAGTCGACCGGCTTCTTCACGAAGGCCACCGATGCGCGCAAGCACATCAACGCCGGCGCCAAGAAGGTGCTCATCTCGGCTCCCGCCACCGATGAGGACGCGACGTTCGTCATGGGCGTCAACGAGCACGAGTACGACGCCGAGAAGCACCACATCATCTCGAACGCCTCGTGTACCACCAACTGCCTCGCGCCGCTCGCCAAGGTGTTCAACGACGAGTTCGGCATCGAGCGCGGTCTCATGACCACGGTTCACGCGTACACGGCCGACCAGAACCTCCAGGACGGCCCCCACAAAGACCTGCGTCGTGCACGTGCGGCCGCCGTCAACATCGTGCCGACCTCTACCGGCGCCGCGAAGGCCATCGGTCTCGTGCTGCCTGAGCTCGTCGGCAAGCTCGACGGCTTCGCCCTGCGCGTCCCGGTTCCCACCGGTTCGATCACCGATCTCACGGTCACCTCCTCTCGCCCGGTCACCGTCGACGAGGTCAAGGCCGCCTACAAGGCCGCCGCAGAGGGGCCCATGAAGGGCATCCTCAAGTACACCGAAGACGAGATCGTCTCGAGCGACATCGTCAGCGACCCGCACTCGTCGATCTTCGATGCGGGCCTGCTGCGCGTCCTCGGCGATCAGGTGAAGCTCTCGAGCTGGTACGACAACGAGTGGGGTTACTCCAACCGCCTCGTCGACCTCACCGAGTACGTCGCCGAACGTCTCTGA
- a CDS encoding superoxide dismutase codes for MADYTLPDLAYDYSALEPSISGTIMELHHSKHHQAYVTGANTALAQLAEARDSDNLANVNKLEKDLAFNLGGHINHSIFWTNLSPNGGDKPAGELASAIDDAFGSFDKFQAHFTATALGVQGSGWAVLAWDSIGQRLIIVQFFDQQGNLPAGIVPLLMLDVWEHAYYLDYKNVRADYVKAFWNIADWANVQERFTTAREKTSGLLLLS; via the coding sequence ATGGCTGACTACACCCTCCCGGATCTCGCCTACGACTACTCGGCGCTCGAGCCGAGCATCAGCGGCACGATCATGGAATTGCACCACTCGAAGCATCACCAGGCCTACGTCACCGGCGCGAACACCGCGCTCGCGCAACTCGCTGAAGCCCGCGACTCGGATAACCTCGCGAACGTCAACAAGCTCGAGAAGGACCTCGCGTTCAACCTGGGCGGGCACATCAACCACTCGATCTTCTGGACGAACCTCTCGCCCAACGGCGGCGACAAGCCCGCCGGTGAGCTCGCGTCGGCGATCGACGACGCATTCGGTTCGTTCGACAAGTTCCAGGCCCACTTCACGGCGACCGCGCTCGGTGTGCAGGGTTCCGGGTGGGCAGTGCTCGCCTGGGATTCGATCGGACAGCGCCTCATCATCGTGCAGTTCTTCGACCAGCAGGGAAACCTCCCCGCCGGCATCGTGCCCCTCCTCATGCTCGACGTCTGGGAGCACGCGTACTACCTCGACTACAAGAACGTGCGTGCCGACTACGTGAAGGCGTTCTGGAACATCGCAGACTGGGCGAACGTCCAGGAGCGCTTCACCACCGCACGCGAGAAGACCTCAGGGCTGCTGCTACTGTCGTAG
- the whiA gene encoding DNA-binding protein WhiA gives MALTADVKEELARVDVPKTSVRAAELAAVLRFAGGLHIISSRIAIEAELDSPTIVRRVTRDLGEIYGVRPDVSVISPSGIRRSNQYLVRVLDGGETLARQTGLLDARRRPVRGLPNKLTTGSRDEVAAIWRGAFLAQGSLTDPGRSAALEITCPGNETAMALVGAAGRLGISAKAREVRGVHRVVIRDGEAISAMLAVMGATETVRNWEALRQRREVRATANRLVNFDDANLRRSAQAAVAACARVERAMELLSDGIPDHLKYAGELRLAHRDASLDELGHYADPPMTKDAVAGRIRRLLAMADKRAAELGVPGTEASLPADLDEV, from the coding sequence GTGGCATTGACCGCGGATGTGAAAGAAGAGCTCGCGCGAGTCGACGTGCCGAAGACCAGCGTGAGGGCGGCTGAGCTCGCGGCGGTGCTGCGCTTCGCCGGCGGCCTTCACATCATCTCCAGCCGCATCGCGATCGAGGCCGAGCTCGACTCACCAACGATCGTGCGCCGGGTGACGCGCGACCTCGGCGAGATCTACGGCGTTCGCCCCGACGTGTCGGTGATCTCCCCTTCCGGCATCCGTCGTTCGAACCAGTACCTCGTGCGCGTGCTCGACGGGGGAGAGACCCTCGCCCGGCAGACCGGCCTCCTCGACGCGCGCCGACGACCGGTGCGAGGACTGCCGAACAAGCTCACGACGGGTTCGCGCGATGAGGTCGCGGCCATCTGGCGGGGCGCCTTCCTCGCTCAGGGGAGTCTCACTGATCCCGGCCGTTCGGCCGCACTCGAGATCACCTGCCCCGGCAACGAGACCGCGATGGCGCTCGTCGGCGCCGCCGGCCGGCTCGGCATCTCGGCGAAGGCACGTGAAGTGCGCGGCGTGCACCGGGTCGTGATCCGCGACGGCGAGGCGATCAGCGCGATGCTCGCCGTGATGGGCGCCACCGAGACGGTGCGCAACTGGGAGGCGCTCCGGCAGCGGCGCGAGGTGCGGGCCACGGCGAACCGGCTCGTCAACTTCGACGACGCGAACCTGCGGCGATCGGCGCAAGCCGCCGTCGCAGCCTGCGCACGCGTCGAACGTGCCATGGAGCTCTTGAGCGACGGCATCCCCGATCACCTGAAGTACGCCGGAGAACTTCGGCTCGCCCACCGCGATGCAAGTCTCGACGAGCTCGGCCACTACGCCGACCCGCCGATGACGAAAGACGCCGTGGCCGGCCGCATCCGCCGCCTGCTCGCAATGGCCGACAAGCGCGCCGCCGAACTCGGTGTACCGGGCACGGAGGCGAGCCTGCCCGCCGACCTCGACGAGGTCTGA